In one window of Virgibacillus proomii DNA:
- a CDS encoding Na+/H+ antiporter NhaC family protein, which yields MEGTIYSLIPAVLMLVLVLLTRNVLLSLGTGIVVGAILIHDFGIWEAIKEIVVQFYSLFISDNTLNIGNILLLSFLLLLGIMTAFLQASGGSRAFGDWMIKRVKSRSGAQAMSALLGVIIFIDDYFNSLAVGQIARPLTDRHKISRAKLAYIIDSTSAPVTVVSPISSWGAYIIGTMGGIFAANGVTSLEPLEAFIKMIPFNFYAIGAIISVFLVAYLKMDLGPMQKHETRAMETGDLIGPNKNNVSGDLSDIFTPNKNGRIYHLLVPIAVLIIATVSSMMITGAMAAEGDISILTIFANTNVNLSLFFGGAVAVITCYLFHIRQAGQSNSTVKIILEGMKTMLPAIYILLLAWVIGSIIGELKTGEYLAGIVNNSSLNPAFLPFLFFIIAGFMALATGTSWGTFGIMLPIAVEVTAITDMEMLLPSMAAVLAGAVFGDHCTPISDTTILSSTGAGANHIDHVMTQLPYAILSALAAAVGYLIIGFTSQIVLPLLVTMAIIIGFAILTHFLRTTKAKH from the coding sequence ATGGAAGGTACGATTTATTCGCTTATTCCAGCAGTTCTAATGCTGGTGCTCGTTTTATTAACGAGAAATGTATTATTATCGTTAGGAACAGGAATTGTAGTTGGAGCAATACTCATTCACGATTTTGGAATATGGGAAGCAATAAAAGAAATTGTTGTTCAATTTTATTCGCTTTTTATTTCTGATAACACACTTAATATTGGCAATATATTGTTATTATCATTTTTATTATTGCTTGGTATTATGACAGCATTCTTACAAGCGTCTGGTGGAAGTCGCGCATTTGGTGATTGGATGATCAAACGAGTGAAAAGCCGAAGTGGCGCACAAGCAATGAGTGCATTATTAGGAGTTATCATTTTCATTGATGATTATTTTAATAGTTTAGCAGTTGGCCAAATAGCTCGGCCATTAACGGATCGACATAAAATTTCACGAGCAAAACTTGCATATATTATTGATTCCACTTCAGCACCGGTAACTGTTGTATCTCCCATTTCCAGTTGGGGTGCTTACATTATTGGTACTATGGGCGGGATATTTGCTGCAAATGGAGTAACTTCACTTGAACCTTTAGAAGCTTTTATTAAAATGATTCCTTTTAATTTTTATGCAATAGGTGCAATTATTAGTGTATTTTTAGTTGCTTACTTAAAAATGGATTTAGGCCCAATGCAAAAGCATGAAACAAGGGCAATGGAAACCGGTGATTTGATTGGTCCCAATAAAAACAATGTATCTGGAGATTTAAGTGATATTTTTACGCCAAATAAAAACGGAAGAATTTATCATTTGTTAGTCCCGATTGCAGTACTAATTATTGCAACTGTTTCTTCCATGATGATTACTGGGGCAATGGCTGCAGAAGGTGATATCAGCATCTTGACCATATTTGCTAATACGAATGTCAATCTTTCGCTATTTTTTGGTGGAGCAGTTGCCGTTATTACTTGTTATTTGTTTCATATTAGACAAGCCGGACAAAGCAATTCAACAGTGAAGATTATACTCGAAGGTATGAAAACCATGCTCCCTGCTATTTATATTTTGTTGTTAGCTTGGGTTATCGGCTCGATAATTGGAGAATTAAAAACAGGCGAGTATTTAGCTGGTATTGTAAATAACTCATCCTTAAACCCAGCTTTTTTACCCTTTTTATTTTTTATCATTGCTGGCTTTATGGCGCTTGCTACAGGTACATCATGGGGAACGTTTGGTATTATGCTGCCGATAGCAGTTGAAGTAACAGCAATTACAGATATGGAGATGCTGTTGCCATCCATGGCAGCTGTGCTTGCTGGTGCAGTATTTGGTGATCATTGTACTCCAATTTCTGATACGACTATTTTATCCTCAACGGGGGCAGGAGCAAATCATATTGATCACGTGATGACCCAGCTTCCATATGCCATTCTCTCAGCTTTAGCTGCAGCTGTAGGTTATTTAATTATAGGATTTACTAGTCAAATTGTCTTACCGTTGCTTGTGACGATGGCTATTATTATTGGTTTTGCAATCCTAACACATTTTTTAAGAACTACAAAAGCAAAGCATTAA